One window from the genome of Candidatus Chlorohelix allophototropha encodes:
- a CDS encoding NAD-dependent epimerase/dehydratase family protein, producing the protein MPDFNQHNYLTAYKGSKVLLTGGAGFLGSNMAHRLVEIGAYVTLVDSMIPTYGGNLFNLKDIISKIHFNISDVRDQNSMSYLVNDIDYIFNLAGQISHLDSMSDPFTDLEINCRSQLALLETCRKINPTVKIVYAGTRQIYGNPDYLPVDENHLVRPVDVNGINKAAGERYHLLYHSVYGMRTASLRLTNCYGPRQWMKDNRLTSQGWLLRLILENKETQLFGDGSQLRDLNYVDDVVDAFLRVGAIEASNGHFFNLGGAPYSLLQQVETMIELAKRGSYRLVPWPPAKKAISIGDYYGDYRKIKAMLGWEPTIDLRTGLKHTIEYYDKYKEYYF; encoded by the coding sequence TTGCCGGATTTTAACCAACATAATTATCTGACCGCATATAAAGGCAGTAAAGTTCTCCTTACCGGGGGAGCGGGATTTCTTGGTTCAAACATGGCGCACCGCTTGGTGGAAATCGGAGCGTATGTAACCTTAGTTGATTCGATGATCCCAACCTATGGTGGGAATCTGTTTAATCTGAAAGATATTATCAGTAAGATTCACTTTAATATCTCGGATGTGCGCGATCAAAATTCCATGTCCTATTTGGTAAATGATATTGACTATATTTTTAATTTAGCAGGTCAGATTAGTCACCTCGATAGTATGTCTGACCCCTTTACCGATTTGGAAATAAATTGTCGCAGTCAGTTAGCTCTACTAGAAACTTGCCGCAAGATAAATCCCACCGTTAAAATAGTGTATGCGGGAACACGGCAGATTTATGGCAATCCAGATTATCTGCCGGTAGATGAAAATCATTTAGTTCGTCCTGTGGATGTAAATGGGATTAATAAAGCAGCAGGTGAGCGTTATCACTTGTTGTACCATAGCGTTTATGGGATGCGGACTGCCTCTCTACGCCTGACCAATTGCTATGGTCCCCGGCAGTGGATGAAAGATAATCGCTTGACCAGTCAGGGCTGGTTACTCCGATTGATACTGGAAAATAAGGAAACCCAGTTATTCGGAGATGGTTCTCAGCTTCGAGATTTGAATTATGTGGATGATGTGGTTGATGCTTTCTTAAGAGTCGGTGCGATAGAAGCAAGTAACGGTCATTTTTTTAATCTGGGTGGTGCCCCCTACTCTTTGCTGCAACAAGTAGAAACTATGATTGAGTTAGCAAAACGGGGCAGTTATCGGCTTGTACCTTGGCCGCCTGCGAAAAAAGCTATCTCGATTGGAGATTATTATGGCGACTATCGTAAAATAAAAGCAATGCTCGGTTGGGAACCCACTATCGATTTGCGTACCGGACTGAAGCACACTATAGAATATTATGATAAATACAAGGAATATTATTTTTAA
- a CDS encoding FTR1 family iron permease, with protein MNSAIFVKPSKIRLWVLILLPVLLLSFLAIPVQAASPEEELQQLNTNVETALSLAKSGDLAAAQKAYKTFESSWSTVEDGVKEKSRQTYLDIENKMRDITEAFATQNAAKVAETLDNLYDINIAFIQSSASGDSATAVDSTPTVSTVLGKLDDARNYVISGNYASALNEVKEFQVAWLEVEGQIKTRSVEAYTGTENDMSLAFNLLSQNSPQAKEVLDRMYARLEPFNNAGNYGIFDAVAIILREGLEALLVLVALLAFLRKSDNKSGQKWVWSGAIGGLGISIVLAVLIQLIFTNAFSGGNREVMEGFVGLFAAAMLVYVSYWLHSKSNIREWQRYISAKTSNALAKGSLFGLALLAFLAVFREGAETVLFLLGMAGAISLFDLLVGLGIGLAIMLVIGILIMVVGVRIPLRPFFIVASILVFYLCFKFLGTGIHSLQVANVISSNTNTFLPTSDFFGIFPTWETTIPQLLLLGAGVGFWFAGIRRSRLNTLKHASIQASK; from the coding sequence ATGAATTCCGCTATCTTTGTGAAACCTTCGAAAATCCGGTTGTGGGTACTAATATTATTGCCTGTTCTTCTTTTAAGTTTTCTTGCAATTCCGGTGCAAGCCGCCAGTCCAGAGGAAGAGCTTCAGCAGCTTAACACCAACGTAGAAACGGCGCTTTCACTGGCTAAGTCAGGAGATTTAGCGGCGGCGCAGAAAGCCTACAAGACTTTTGAAAGCTCATGGAGTACGGTTGAAGACGGGGTAAAGGAAAAATCCAGACAAACTTACCTTGATATTGAAAACAAAATGCGCGATATTACCGAAGCCTTTGCCACACAGAATGCCGCTAAAGTGGCTGAAACGCTGGACAATCTGTACGATATAAACATCGCCTTCATTCAGAGTAGCGCATCCGGTGATAGCGCCACAGCAGTTGATAGCACGCCTACGGTAAGCACTGTGCTGGGCAAGCTTGATGACGCTCGCAATTATGTTATCAGTGGTAACTATGCCTCTGCGCTAAACGAGGTAAAAGAGTTTCAGGTGGCATGGCTAGAGGTGGAGGGGCAAATAAAAACTCGCTCGGTAGAGGCATATACCGGTACTGAAAATGATATGAGCCTAGCTTTCAACTTGCTTTCTCAAAACTCACCTCAAGCTAAAGAAGTTTTGGATCGAATGTATGCGCGGCTGGAGCCATTTAACAATGCCGGGAACTATGGCATATTCGATGCGGTAGCAATAATTTTGCGGGAAGGTCTGGAAGCTCTGCTGGTTTTGGTTGCCTTACTGGCGTTCTTGCGAAAATCGGATAATAAAAGCGGACAGAAATGGGTTTGGAGCGGCGCTATAGGGGGGTTGGGAATAAGCATTGTGCTGGCGGTACTGATTCAGTTGATTTTCACCAACGCTTTTAGCGGCGGCAACCGGGAAGTAATGGAGGGCTTTGTCGGTTTATTTGCAGCGGCAATGCTCGTCTATGTTAGCTATTGGCTGCATAGCAAGTCTAACATAAGGGAATGGCAACGCTATATCAGTGCAAAAACCAGCAATGCGTTGGCAAAAGGTAGTTTGTTTGGTTTGGCTTTGCTGGCATTTTTGGCAGTGTTCCGGGAAGGCGCTGAAACCGTATTATTTTTGCTTGGCATGGCAGGCGCAATCAGTCTATTTGACCTGCTAGTCGGTTTGGGCATTGGGTTGGCAATTATGCTGGTAATTGGTATTTTAATAATGGTAGTGGGAGTACGAATACCTTTACGCCCATTCTTTATAGTAGCCAGTATTCTGGTTTTCTACCTTTGCTTCAAATTTTTAGGAACGGGTATCCACTCTTTGCAAGTAGCCAATGTTATATCGTCTAATACCAATACATTCTTGCCCACTAGTGACTTTTTTGGAATTTTCCCCACATGGGAAACCACCATCCCGCAATTACTTTTGCTCGGTGCAGGAGTTGGGTTCTGGTTTGCGGGAATACGCCGTTCCCGCTTGAATACCCTGAAACATGCTTCAATTCAGGCTTCGAAATAA
- the thrB gene encoding homoserine kinase has product MRIRVKVPASSANLGCGFDAFGLALALYTDFIFESGTHEGEMLVVRGEGADKLLKERCKLVYDAIRVYEGYTGYKVPSFKLEIENRIPLGRGLGSSAAAIVGGLVGADALCRRAYGGINYPSTNQLVRLATEIEGHPDNVSAALLGGLTLAVSAPAAAAPYFGSNASDNEHEDTAPAEFKNIDGGPAWRNPLVVSLPTPANLTTVVFIPSFEMSTKEARAVLPPSVTMQDAAHNSSRAALFIAAFTAPGGKLEWLAEAMNDRLHQPYRGQIFPQLPALIDGAQRAGAYGAALSGAGSAVLAFTTRERVPQIHEAFLKTARELGLNGRTEQLEIALGGPLIGYEL; this is encoded by the coding sequence TTGCGTATCAGAGTAAAAGTTCCAGCCTCATCTGCAAATCTTGGTTGTGGATTCGATGCCTTTGGATTGGCATTGGCGCTATACACCGATTTTATATTTGAAAGTGGAACCCATGAAGGGGAGATGTTGGTTGTAAGAGGCGAGGGAGCCGATAAACTATTAAAAGAACGTTGTAAGCTGGTATATGACGCAATTAGAGTTTACGAGGGTTATACCGGTTATAAAGTGCCCAGTTTTAAGCTGGAAATTGAAAACCGGATTCCTTTGGGTAGGGGTTTGGGAAGTAGCGCCGCCGCCATCGTAGGCGGGTTGGTTGGAGCAGATGCGCTTTGCCGTCGCGCTTATGGTGGTATCAATTACCCTTCCACTAACCAACTGGTTAGACTCGCTACGGAAATAGAAGGTCATCCCGATAATGTATCAGCAGCATTATTAGGCGGTTTGACACTGGCGGTTTCAGCGCCTGCCGCCGCTGCCCCATATTTTGGTTCCAATGCCAGTGATAACGAGCATGAGGATACAGCCCCCGCAGAATTTAAAAACATCGATGGTGGTCCGGCTTGGCGTAACCCATTGGTTGTATCCCTTCCCACTCCCGCAAATCTGACAACGGTAGTATTTATACCGTCTTTTGAAATGAGCACCAAAGAAGCACGTGCTGTTTTACCGCCAAGCGTTACAATGCAAGACGCTGCCCACAACTCCAGCCGAGCCGCCTTATTTATAGCCGCTTTCACTGCTCCCGGTGGAAAATTGGAATGGCTGGCAGAAGCAATGAATGACCGCTTGCATCAGCCTTATCGTGGTCAAATTTTCCCGCAGCTTCCTGCTTTGATTGATGGCGCACAAAGAGCGGGTGCATACGGCGCGGCACTCAGTGGTGCGGGGTCGGCGGTGTTAGCCTTTACTACTCGCGAAAGAGTCCCGCAAATCCATGAGGCTTTTCTGAAAACAGCACGAGAATTGGGTTTAAATGGGCGTACCGAACAATTAGAAATTGCGCTGGGTGGGCCGCTAATCGGGTACGAGCTATAG
- a CDS encoding GNAT family N-acetyltransferase yields the protein MNSLRIATISKPTPEQWESIENNCDYATFYQTHMWHNVLCSNPNPYRDNQIPEDASQLIRFSDGVEMLLPLVRYKKLKGIFHMYSMSPDNVNSSFLSKDEITAEHEQVLVQHLRRYNLSWRQNPFKPLSFYSGFDCEEDNIWVLDMRGGVEELRKRWQTSHKDFLKHARQASNRGVTVGKAETLEQWREFYEVYLESTKRWDYPKIYSWSVFEAFYNQASDKVQLWAAWADGKIIAGQIVFYHSRTVTAWLKGGLKEYFHLKAPKYLDLQHLEYYAQEGYWWYDMGSAIDPGIAEYKARTGCEKMEGGYLTHKNPSLKAYERVRWESISRLQPLKGRLQKAIPGYKKLIGVGS from the coding sequence ATGAATAGCCTAAGAATTGCCACTATCTCTAAACCTACGCCCGAACAATGGGAAAGTATCGAAAACAACTGTGACTATGCTACTTTCTATCAAACCCATATGTGGCATAATGTACTCTGTTCAAATCCTAACCCCTATCGTGACAATCAAATTCCCGAAGATGCTTCTCAACTCATTCGCTTTAGCGATGGAGTAGAAATGCTGCTGCCTCTGGTTAGATACAAAAAGCTCAAAGGCATTTTTCACATGTATTCTATGTCACCAGATAATGTCAATAGTAGTTTTCTGAGCAAGGACGAGATAACAGCCGAACACGAACAGGTATTGGTTCAGCATCTACGCCGCTATAACCTCTCTTGGCGGCAGAACCCGTTCAAACCCTTGTCATTCTATTCTGGCTTTGATTGTGAGGAAGACAACATTTGGGTATTAGATATGCGTGGAGGGGTTGAAGAGCTTAGGAAAAGGTGGCAAACATCTCACAAAGATTTTCTAAAGCATGCGCGCCAAGCTTCCAACCGAGGTGTTACAGTAGGTAAAGCCGAAACACTAGAGCAATGGCGAGAGTTCTATGAGGTGTATCTGGAATCTACAAAACGCTGGGATTATCCCAAGATATACTCTTGGTCTGTATTTGAAGCATTTTACAATCAAGCTTCTGATAAAGTTCAGTTATGGGCAGCTTGGGCGGATGGCAAAATAATAGCAGGACAAATAGTCTTTTACCATAGTCGTACTGTTACTGCCTGGCTTAAAGGTGGGTTAAAGGAATATTTTCATCTCAAAGCCCCCAAGTATCTCGACCTACAACATTTAGAGTATTACGCCCAAGAAGGCTATTGGTGGTATGACATGGGTAGTGCAATCGACCCAGGTATTGCTGAGTATAAGGCTCGTACAGGGTGCGAGAAAATGGAAGGTGGATACCTAACCCATAAGAACCCCTCGTTGAAGGCATATGAGCGAGTACGGTGGGAATCAATTAGCAGATTACAACCCTTGAAAGGGCGTTTGCAGAAAGCTATTCCTGGTTACAAAAAATTAATCGGAGTTGGGTCATGA
- a CDS encoding GNAT family N-acetyltransferase: protein MNSLRIATISKPTPEQWESIENNCDYATFYQTHMWHNVLCSNPNPYCDNQIPEDVSQLIRFSDGVEMLLPLVRYKKLKGIFHLYSMSPDNKYGNFLSKDEITAEHEQVLVQHLRHYNLSWRQNPFKPLSFYSGFDCEEDNIWVLDMRGGVEELRKKWETSHKGFLRHARQSPKLGVTVGKAETLEQWREFYEVYLESTKRWDYPKIYSWSVFEAFYNQASDKVQLWAAWADGKIIAGNIVFCHNHTVTGWIHGSLKEYFHLKAPKYLDLQHLEYYAQEGYWWYDMGSAIDPGIVEYKARLGCEKMEISHLIHKNPSLKAYERVRWESISRLQPLKGRLQKAMSARQENNGGS from the coding sequence ATGAATAGCCTAAGAATTGCCACTATCTCTAAACCTACGCCCGAACAATGGGAAAGTATCGAAAACAACTGTGACTATGCTACTTTCTATCAAACCCATATGTGGCATAATGTACTCTGTTCAAATCCTAACCCCTATTGTGACAATCAAATTCCCGAAGATGTTTCTCAACTCATTCGCTTTAGCGATGGAGTAGAAATGTTGCTACCTCTGGTCAGATATAAAAAGCTCAAAGGCATTTTCCACCTGTATTCTATGTCACCAGATAATAAATATGGTAATTTTCTAAGCAAGGACGAGATAACAGCCGAACACGAACAGGTATTGGTTCAGCATCTACGCCACTATAACCTCTCTTGGCGGCAGAACCCGTTCAAACCCTTGTCATTCTATTCTGGCTTTGATTGTGAGGAAGACAACATTTGGGTATTAGATATGCGTGGAGGGGTTGAAGAGCTTAGGAAAAAGTGGGAAACATCTCACAAGGGTTTTTTGAGGCATGCACGCCAATCCCCCAAACTTGGTGTTACAGTAGGTAAAGCCGAGACACTAGAGCAATGGCGAGAGTTCTATGAGGTGTATCTGGAATCTACAAAACGCTGGGATTATCCCAAGATATACTCTTGGTCTGTATTTGAAGCATTTTACAATCAAGCTTCTGATAAAGTTCAGTTATGGGCAGCTTGGGCGGATGGCAAAATAATAGCAGGAAATATTGTTTTTTGCCATAACCATACTGTTACTGGATGGATTCACGGTTCATTGAAGGAATATTTTCATCTCAAAGCCCCCAAGTATCTCGACTTACAACATTTAGAGTATTACGCCCAAGAAGGCTATTGGTGGTATGACATGGGTAGTGCAATCGACCCAGGTATAGTTGAGTATAAGGCTCGTTTAGGGTGCGAGAAAATGGAAATTAGCCATCTGATCCATAAGAACCCTTCATTGAAGGCATATGAGCGAGTACGGTGGGAATCAATTAGCAGATTACAACCCTTGAAAGGGCGTTTGCAGAAAGCTATGTCAGCCCGTCAGGAAAATAATGGTGGGAGCTAA
- a CDS encoding DegT/DnrJ/EryC1/StrS family aminotransferase: MANVVGNIPIFETKSQYNLLRKEIDTAIERVLERSFFVLGEECSAFEKEFAEYLGVKHVFGVANGTDAIQLALMACGVGSGDEVITTPQTALFTLLAISATGAKPVLVDIDPDTGLINPELIEAAITHRTKAIVPVHLYGQSADLDPIVQIANNYSLFIVEDSCQAHGTTYKGKYTGTIGHVGTYSFYPSKNLGCYGDGGAVVTNDSEIADRLVRLRNGGQRERYNHELMGLNSRLDEIQAAILRVKLPHLKAWNLARRERAALYNRLLEGLPLETPLEKGYGQHIYHLYVLKLSSTIVRNTFQIYLKELGIGTGIHYPIPAHLQIAYEWLGLGKGSLPQVEDTADRIISLPIFPELPLEHVEYIAESIQNFPF; this comes from the coding sequence TTGGCTAATGTTGTAGGTAACATTCCAATATTTGAAACAAAAAGCCAGTATAACCTTTTGCGGAAGGAAATCGATACTGCAATCGAGCGGGTTTTAGAGCGCAGCTTTTTTGTTTTAGGCGAAGAGTGTAGCGCATTTGAAAAAGAATTTGCTGAATACCTTGGGGTAAAGCACGTATTCGGCGTTGCGAACGGTACAGATGCAATTCAGCTTGCCTTGATGGCTTGTGGCGTTGGTAGCGGTGATGAGGTAATTACCACCCCACAGACCGCCCTGTTTACTCTGCTGGCAATATCGGCTACCGGCGCAAAGCCGGTGCTGGTTGATATTGACCCTGATACAGGTTTGATAAATCCCGAATTAATCGAAGCTGCTATAACCCATCGCACGAAAGCCATCGTGCCGGTTCATTTGTACGGACAGTCCGCCGATCTCGATCCCATTGTGCAAATTGCAAATAACTATAGTCTCTTTATTGTTGAAGATAGCTGTCAGGCACACGGCACAACTTATAAAGGGAAATATACTGGCACAATTGGGCATGTCGGAACTTATAGTTTTTATCCTTCCAAGAATCTCGGCTGTTATGGTGATGGTGGCGCAGTTGTTACTAATGACTCGGAAATAGCCGATAGGTTGGTGCGTTTACGCAATGGGGGACAGCGCGAGCGCTATAACCATGAACTTATGGGTTTGAATAGTCGTTTGGATGAAATACAAGCGGCGATTTTGAGGGTGAAATTGCCTCATTTGAAGGCTTGGAACCTGGCACGGCGTGAGAGAGCCGCTCTTTATAACCGCCTTCTGGAAGGATTGCCCCTAGAAACCCCGCTCGAAAAAGGTTATGGGCAACATATCTATCATTTGTATGTATTAAAATTGTCATCTACTATTGTAAGAAATACATTTCAAATTTATCTAAAAGAACTTGGAATTGGCACAGGCATACACTATCCAATTCCGGCACACTTACAAATAGCCTATGAGTGGCTGGGTTTGGGTAAAGGCAGTTTACCGCAGGTTGAAGATACGGCTGACCGGATAATAAGCTTACCTATTTTCCCCGAATTGCCCCTTGAGCATGTAGAGTACATCGCCGAAAGCATTCAAAACTTCCCCTTTTAA
- a CDS encoding DEAD/DEAH box helicase has product MDVESEEMIAQFRKRYPFPLDPFQEEAIQALAVGESVMVTAPTGTGKTVVAEFGIFRAYTQRKRVFYTTPIKALSNQKFKDLREQYGDAVGLLTGDIIENPNGHIIVMTTEVMRNMLLQSPSEFTHTTCVVFDEIHYLADSERGTTWEESIILCPKNIQLVCLSATISNAQEVASWISQTHRPTRLISHSKRSIPLALYYFLDGKLNQIINNEGKKVVDFKGVGGEAKRGFRNRLRDLRDPETDERKRERPEPTQRDIVEALEQGGMLPAIYFMFSRNDCEVAAELVALNRHSSTRDPKTLAQIDEVCTRYLNYLEEEDRKIQQVKTIITLVRRGFGFHHAGLLPILKQLVEELFSKGLMNVVFATDTLALGVNMPAKTVVIGRLTKFDGQTRRPLIPNEFQQMAGRAGRRGLDIQGHVVVPYSPWITFEETILIATGPLLPIESAFSVRYNSVLNLYDPPAGERILQILRNSLMEFQQSRRLRELALEVQHTQKTYDLAKVGCLIGLPEGEELLHEYDSLGHKIQENRNEERRAIEEEIRLRKKLDEAPWHRPMRETLRQIFRTLQPGTLIHCEQNGWGIYLGRSSEGGIGLFIFGDKTVKLEEYRTIDYMPPERFQITLPDSLLKIERSNFSISECATAEELNAIAEQLRQINLPDLATWLREARQEASNKYTPTLIKVQNRAQQTKEQSLELKEQEQKHPCHSCDVRKKHRSLQKDSARLLLARDEAQKLYDERKHYEEGRLRGTLKGLISVLKRFNFIDKEGYPSSKSLWLRDVFDTNGLIIIEMVSRGWLEGLQPQDLAEVFSWFAYDRDFEFLNRFVLSRPLNELRKKLDELEREVFAVERQNELQITNGYNIYYFGAARAWCRGVSLTSILEKMQLAEGDIIITFNKTLDLMRQVQDMLRMHDPDNNLIPVLAEARHMMRRGVVEQIYNVGFGVVKEELEAQDDDEQPKQDDSVEAQTKLMQLLEEEDEETDEVAVDTTNRRRFSRKRNRRT; this is encoded by the coding sequence TTGGACGTAGAAAGTGAAGAGATGATAGCGCAATTTCGGAAGCGTTATCCTTTCCCCCTTGACCCATTTCAGGAAGAGGCGATCCAGGCACTGGCAGTAGGCGAGTCGGTAATGGTAACTGCCCCCACCGGTACTGGAAAAACAGTTGTTGCCGAATTTGGTATCTTTCGAGCATACACTCAACGTAAACGTGTATTCTATACCACCCCTATAAAAGCCCTCAGCAATCAAAAATTTAAGGACTTGCGTGAACAATATGGTGATGCAGTTGGGTTGCTGACAGGCGATATTATTGAAAACCCCAATGGTCACATTATTGTTATGACTACCGAAGTGATGCGTAACATGCTATTACAATCACCTTCGGAATTTACGCATACCACCTGCGTAGTATTTGATGAAATACATTACCTTGCAGATAGCGAACGTGGTACAACTTGGGAAGAGTCTATTATCCTCTGTCCTAAAAACATTCAATTGGTATGTTTATCCGCTACAATCAGCAATGCTCAGGAAGTAGCAAGTTGGATAAGCCAAACCCACCGACCCACTCGGCTGATAAGCCATTCCAAACGTAGTATTCCGCTTGCCCTATATTACTTCCTCGATGGCAAGCTAAATCAAATCATTAATAATGAAGGCAAGAAAGTCGTTGATTTCAAGGGCGTAGGTGGGGAAGCCAAGCGCGGATTCCGCAACCGACTTCGCGATTTACGAGACCCAGAAACGGATGAACGCAAACGTGAGCGCCCCGAACCTACCCAGCGTGACATAGTTGAAGCCCTAGAACAGGGTGGAATGTTGCCTGCGATCTATTTCATGTTCAGTCGAAACGATTGCGAAGTAGCTGCCGAGTTAGTGGCACTAAACCGACATAGCTCCACCCGTGACCCCAAAACCCTAGCGCAAATTGATGAAGTATGTACACGTTATCTCAATTATTTGGAAGAAGAAGACCGCAAAATTCAACAGGTCAAGACTATCATCACGTTGGTAAGGCGCGGATTTGGTTTTCATCACGCGGGGTTGTTGCCGATCCTAAAGCAACTTGTAGAAGAATTATTCAGCAAGGGCTTGATGAACGTGGTATTTGCTACCGATACACTGGCATTAGGGGTTAATATGCCGGCAAAAACGGTAGTTATTGGCAGGCTAACAAAGTTTGATGGGCAAACCCGTCGCCCGCTTATACCTAACGAATTCCAGCAAATGGCGGGTCGCGCCGGTAGGCGTGGACTCGATATACAAGGACACGTTGTAGTACCATACAGCCCTTGGATTACATTTGAAGAAACGATTCTAATCGCCACAGGTCCGTTATTACCGATTGAAAGCGCTTTTTCTGTACGCTATAACTCGGTATTAAATCTGTATGATCCTCCCGCCGGTGAGCGCATTTTGCAAATCCTGCGCAATAGTCTGATGGAATTTCAGCAGAGCAGACGCTTACGGGAATTAGCTCTAGAAGTGCAACATACTCAAAAGACTTATGATCTAGCAAAGGTCGGTTGCCTTATCGGTTTACCCGAAGGCGAAGAGTTATTGCATGAATATGACAGTCTCGGACACAAAATTCAGGAAAACCGCAATGAGGAAAGACGGGCAATAGAAGAAGAAATCCGGTTGAGAAAAAAATTAGACGAAGCGCCTTGGCATCGCCCAATGCGTGAAACGCTTCGCCAAATTTTCCGCACGCTCCAACCGGGTACATTGATTCATTGTGAGCAGAATGGCTGGGGCATATACCTAGGGCGAAGCAGCGAAGGTGGCATCGGCTTATTCATATTCGGGGACAAAACGGTCAAACTGGAAGAATATCGCACAATTGATTATATGCCCCCCGAACGTTTCCAAATTACCCTGCCTGATTCTCTCTTGAAAATCGAACGTTCAAATTTCAGCATATCTGAATGTGCAACGGCTGAGGAATTAAATGCAATTGCCGAGCAATTGCGCCAAATCAATCTGCCCGATCTGGCAACTTGGTTACGAGAAGCCCGTCAGGAAGCTTCAAATAAATATACCCCGACCCTTATAAAAGTTCAGAATCGCGCTCAGCAGACTAAAGAGCAAAGCTTGGAATTAAAAGAGCAAGAACAAAAACATCCTTGCCATAGTTGCGATGTACGGAAAAAACACCGCTCGCTACAAAAAGATTCGGCGCGATTATTGCTGGCACGCGACGAAGCCCAAAAACTTTACGATGAGCGCAAGCATTACGAGGAAGGTAGGCTGCGGGGTACGCTTAAGGGCTTGATTTCGGTTCTTAAACGCTTTAATTTTATAGATAAGGAAGGCTATCCCTCTAGTAAAAGTTTGTGGTTAAGAGATGTTTTTGATACCAATGGCTTAATAATAATCGAGATGGTTAGTCGGGGTTGGCTGGAAGGGTTACAACCGCAAGACTTGGCTGAGGTGTTTAGCTGGTTTGCCTACGACCGTGATTTTGAATTTCTTAATCGCTTTGTACTTTCGAGACCTCTAAACGAATTGCGTAAAAAACTCGATGAGCTTGAACGAGAAGTTTTTGCCGTTGAACGTCAGAATGAATTGCAAATCACGAATGGCTATAATATTTACTACTTCGGGGCGGCAAGAGCATGGTGTAGAGGGGTTAGCCTTACCAGTATTCTGGAAAAAATGCAACTGGCAGAAGGCGATATCATTATTACCTTTAACAAGACTCTTGACTTGATGCGTCAGGTACAGGACATGCTGCGAATGCACGACCCGGACAACAATCTGATACCAGTGTTGGCGGAAGCTCGCCATATGATGCGGAGGGGTGTTGTCGAGCAAATTTATAATGTCGGCTTTGGCGTGGTAAAAGAGGAGCTAGAAGCACAAGATGATGATGAGCAACCTAAACAGGACGATAGCGTGGAAGCTCAAACCAAGCTCATGCAACTTCTTGAGGAGGAAGACGAAGAAACTGATGAAGTAGCGGTTGATACTACCAACCGTCGTCGCTTCTCTCGCAAACGAAACCGTCGGACTTAA
- a CDS encoding GNAT family N-acetyltransferase: protein MSVLRIDSISKPTPEQWERIENKCDYATFYQTHIWHKVLCSNPNPHFNNLVPEDASQLLRFSDGIEMLLPMVKYKKFKGIIHLYSMSPDDRPASFLSEHEITAAHEQVLFQYLTRYNLLWRQSPFRPVSLYPGFEREDENNHNMIIDMRGGTESLKKKFNKEFLRQARQAPNRGVTVSIATTLEEWREFYQLYLESSKRWDGPMLYSWSVLEAFHKQAPDKAQLWAAWADGKMVAGNMVFCHNHTATAWFKGGLKEYFNLKAPKYLDLQRIEYYAQQGYWWFDMGRGGDDPGVIDYKIGLGCENMDGSILTHKSSSLKAYERVRWETVTKLRTAKGRLQKAIPSHQ, encoded by the coding sequence ATGAGTGTTCTAAGAATTGACAGTATTTCCAAACCTACTCCCGAACAATGGGAAAGAATTGAAAACAAATGCGACTATGCTACTTTCTACCAAACCCATATTTGGCATAAGGTTCTCTGTTCAAATCCCAATCCTCATTTTAATAATCTAGTTCCAGAAGATGCCTCTCAACTCCTTCGCTTTAGTGACGGAATAGAAATGCTACTGCCAATGGTGAAGTATAAAAAGTTCAAGGGAATTATTCACCTTTACTCAATGTCACCAGATGATAGACCCGCCAGTTTTCTAAGCGAACATGAGATAACAGCCGCACACGAGCAAGTACTGTTCCAGTATCTAACCCGCTATAATCTCTTATGGAGGCAAAGCCCCTTTCGCCCGGTGTCGTTGTACCCCGGTTTCGAGCGTGAAGATGAGAATAACCATAATATGATAATAGATATGCGGGGCGGTACCGAGTCGCTTAAAAAAAAGTTTAATAAAGAATTTCTCAGGCAGGCGCGCCAAGCGCCCAACCGTGGTGTGACTGTAAGCATCGCCACTACGCTGGAGGAATGGCGTGAGTTCTACCAATTGTATCTAGAATCTTCCAAACGTTGGGATGGTCCTATGCTATATTCTTGGTCTGTGCTTGAAGCGTTTCACAAGCAAGCCCCAGATAAAGCGCAGCTATGGGCAGCTTGGGCAGATGGGAAAATGGTTGCGGGCAATATGGTCTTTTGCCATAATCATACTGCTACAGCATGGTTTAAGGGTGGTCTAAAAGAATATTTTAATCTCAAAGCCCCCAAATATCTTGACCTTCAGCGTATAGAATATTACGCCCAACAAGGCTATTGGTGGTTTGATATGGGTAGAGGCGGAGATGACCCGGGTGTTATAGACTATAAAATAGGTCTAGGCTGTGAGAATATGGATGGTAGTATATTGACCCATAAAAGCTCTTCTTTAAAAGCATACGAGCGCGTACGTTGGGAAACAGTTACCAAGCTAAGGACTGCAAAAGGACGTTTACAGAAAGCTATTCCTAGCCATCAATAA